In one Colletotrichum destructivum chromosome 2, complete sequence genomic region, the following are encoded:
- a CDS encoding Putative Zinc finger C2H2-type, whose protein sequence is MLSNNPPTSHLHARHRAHRRQNSTPTAFDAVKIQPLPQNVQRQRALGHRRGLSLDTRRQDFATVSMTTNNTGLAQPQHVLREAQQQRIQARPGPRQQAHLRQHSQQQIHQHQQMFMAAGDHENYLVSPHGTPHAQRFDASGFDSSPIQYSQYGSQMNGVVAKNQQPFTGTMGGGSKDFELFASDSALSTPSFMNFGDTPGTPQGWISEGETASTRRSSRRISNGIMDRVAKFETMGMEMQRPMTPPHQDATNYFPPTPMETPHDRAVKHEPMSTRPTRFAEGYDESMEETLKPVRRTNQRAQNIFEDLRRQSEQNVLPGSQEASQIPDGVYDHVVPTPDFMNMNNFNNEFLKIQGGYEGLSDDVQVHSDMSQQSTPHTPLMNFHSVFDNRPDLHHPNMTIGSVSPSRSFDDRSFDDRSFDDSRRSSPHRRTESLASIASAASIASINIEETKTETGVTLDEIAMYISGPDPIDSKWTCVYEDCGKKFGRKENIKSHVQTHLNDRQYQCPTCKKCFVRQHDLKRHAKIHTGIKPYPCECGNSFARHDALTRHRQRGMCIGAFDGIVKKVVKRGRPRKHRPEMDERVNKSARTRTKNQSTASTSSQSGYSDSSAANSPENDYNMMSDDQFGMGGISIERRGIDMPLQITTVSSAPMPSSPPRVHRELRELHLQSSPAASHNSGYVSPEALMEAPISLPQQPESPAKSEYNTPPELSQSSSPPPNQFFDAEPNHSGFSDDSLLAGMRGNPGTVGNTSISTLGLGEADDELLMKAFTTEEGMVQFDRDPSMLMMSKFDEEFDDAVNMFTNNDDVFFGSS, encoded by the exons ATGCTGTCCAATAACCCCCCTACCAGCCATCTTCATGCCCGTCACAGAGCGCATCGACGCCAAAATTCGACTCCGACGGCATTTGATGCAGTGAAGATCCAGCCCTTGCCCCAAAATGTCCAGCGTCAACGAGCTCtcggccaccgccgcggccTCAGCCTGGACACAAGACGGCAGGACTTTGCTACGGTAAGTATGACTACTAACAACACAGGACTAGCACAACCGCAGCATGTACTGCGAGAAGCGCAGCAGCAACGCATCCAAGCACGCCCGGGCCCCCGCCAGCAGGCACACCTTCGACAACACTCACAACAACAAAttcaccaacaccagcagatgttcatggccgccggcgaccatGAAAACTACCTCGTGTCCCCCCATGGCACCCCCCACGCTCAGCGCTTCGATGCTTCAGGCTTCGATTCATCCCCCATACAGTACAGCCAGTATGGCAGCCAGATGAACGGCGTCGTGGCCAAGAATCAACAGCCCTTTACAGGCACCATGGGAGGAGGCAGCAAGGACTTTGAGCTCTTTGCATCCGACAGCGCCCTCTCGACCCCGTCTTTCATGAACTTTGGCGACACTCCCGGAACCCCCCAGGGCTGGATCTCTGAGGGCGAAACCGCCAGCACAAGGCGCTCTTCGAGGAGGATCAGCAACGGCATCATGGACAGAGTCGCCAAGTTCGAGACCATGGGCATGGAGATGCAACGACCCATGACACCACCTCATCAGGATGCAACAA ACTACTTCCCCCCTACACCAATGGAGACCCCCCATGACAGGGCCGTGAAGCACGAGCCCATGTCTACAAGGCCAACTCGCTTCGCCGAGGGCTATGATGAGTCCATGGAGGAGACGCTGAAGCCTGTCAGACGGACGAACCAGCGCGCCCAGAATATCTTTGAGGACTTGCGGAGACAGTCTGAGCAGAACGTCCTCCCCGGATCTCAGGAGGCTTCTCAAATACCCGATGGCGTTTACGACCACGTGGTGCCCACGCCGGACTTCATGAACATGAATAACTTCAACAACGAATTCCTGAAGATCCAGGGTGGTTATGAAGGCCTCTCCGATGATGTCCAGGTTCACTCCGACATGTCTCAACAGTCAACTCCCCACACGCCTCTCATGAACTTCCACAGCGTATTCGACAACAGGCCCGATCTCCACCACCCCAACATGACAATTGGTTCTGTCTCTCCTAGCAGATCCTTCGACGACAGGTCCTTTGACGACAGATCCTTTGACGATTCCCGCCGCTCCTCGCCCCACCGTCGTACCGAGTCCCTCGCCAGCATCGCTAGCGCCGCCAGCATCGCGAGCATCAACATTGAGGAAACCAAGACCGAGACCGGCGTCACACTCGACGAAATCGCAATGTACATTTCAGGACCGGACCCCATTGACAGCAAGTGGACTTGCGTGTACGAGGACTGCGGCAAGAAGTTTGGGCGCAAGGAAAACATCAAGTCCCATGTCCAGACGCATCTCAACGATCGACAGTACCAGTGCCCTACTTGCAAGAAGTGCTTCGTTCGCCAGCACGACTTGAAGCGCCATGCCAAGATCCACACCGGTATCAAGCCCTACCCTTGCGAATGCGGCAATAGCTTCGCCCGGCACGACGCCCTCACCCGCCATCGTCAGCGCGGCATGTGCATTGGAGCGTTCGATGGCATTGTGAAGAAGGTCGTCAAGCGTGGTCGCCCCCGCAAGCACCGTCCCGAGATGGACGAGCGCGTCAACAAGTCGGCTCGCACGAGAACCAAGAACCAGTCCACCGCCTCCACCTCGTCGCAATCTGGTTACTCGGACAGCTCTGCAGCTAACTCGCCGGAAAACGACTACAACATGATGTCAGACGACCAGTTTGGAATGGGCGGGATCAGCATCGAGCGACGGGGAATTGACATGCCTCTCCAAATCACCACAGTTTCATCCGCACCAAtgccttcatcgccgcctcgggTTCACCGGGAACTGCGGGAGTTGCACCTGCAGTCATCCCCGGCCGCGAGCCACAATTCCGGATACGTGTCTCCCGAGGCCCTCATGGAGGCACCCATTTCGTTGCCCCAGCAACCCGAGTCACCAGCCAAGAGCGAGTACAACACCCCGCCGGAACTTTCCCAGTCatcgtccccgccgcccaaCCAATtcttcgacgccgagcccaACCACTCGGGCTTCAGTGATGATTCACTGCTCGCTGGAATGAGAGGCAACCCGGGTACTGTTGGCAACACTAGTATCTCGACCCTGGGCCTGGGCGAAGCTGACGATGAGCTTCTCATGAAGGCCTTCACGACCGAGGAAGGAATGGTCCAGTTCGACCGCGACCCGAGCATGCTCATGATGAGCAAATTTGACGAGGAATTCGACGATGCAGTCAACATGTTCaccaacaacgacgacgttTTCTTCGGCAGCTCATAA
- a CDS encoding Putative PB1 domain, CBS domain, CBS domain superfamily protein has protein sequence MSGNTLRGTPNRGQARGGIPFTQSPSVTGSAVPGAASGIPRPVLETQPTQSEVGGSGLSASRQKQTKRDEAIRKKMESDLSKKKHLTSRARHSRKAPPGTVLALKPSQALQIKPGTTVAEAAQLMAAKREDCVLVTDDDDRIAGIFTAKDLAFRVVGAGQKPNHITIAEIMTKNPLCARTDTSATDALDLMVRKGFRHLPVMDENQDISGILDITKCFYDAMEKLERAYSSSRRLYDALEGVQSELGTSQPQQIIQYVEALRSKMSGPTLESVLDGRPPTTVSVRTSVKEAAQMMKENRTTAVLVQDQGAITGIFTSKDVVLRVIAPGLDPATCSVVRVMTPHPDFAPMDMSIQAALRKMHDGHYLNLPVMNDGGEIVGMVDVLKLTYATLEQINTMSTSDSEGPAWNKFWLSLDDGTESLMSGEGSHTHHTNLGSRIMSPDISRERIGDSVAPGDSASHVGIESPPRSAVTGNSPAQQSPAELPFPFKFKAPSGRVHRLQVIASQGIAAMVTNVLAKLGSEVDAIGGAPTVEEGKISGGFALSYLDDEGDSVSITTDNDLLESILLARQGRREKVDLFVHDPEKPPVSAAPPTIETIALPTPPISATPDLRRRRAYDDEDDEAEDEDDDVSHVRRSRRAKHTPEPEQVIAGVPNELLLPGAIVTLAVVIVGVFTISRLTSR, from the exons ATGTCAGGCAACACCCTGAGAGGCACGCCCAATCGCGGCCAGGCCCGTGGAGGCATCCCCTTCACCCAGAGCCCCTCGGTCACCGGCTCTGCTGTCCCTGGCGCCGCTTCTGGCATTCCTCGCCCTGTTCTGGAGACCCAGCCTACGCAGAGCGAAGTTGGTGGATCGGGACTCAGCGCGAGCCGTCAGAAGCAGACCAAGAGAGATGAG GCAATCCgcaagaagatggagagcgacctctccaagaagaagcaccTCACGAGCCGAGCGCGTCACTCGCGCAAGGCCCCGCCCGGCACCGTTCTTGCCCTGAAACCGAGCCAGGCTCTGCAGATCAAGCCCGGCACCAccgttgccgaggccgctcAGCTTATGGCCGCAAAACGCGAGGACTGCGTGCTCGTTaccgatgacgatgaccGTATCGCCGGCATCTTCACCGCCAAGGACCTGGCCttccgcgtcgtcggcgccggtcaGAAGCCGAACcacatcaccatcgccgagatcatgACCAAGAACCCCCTCTGCGCCCGCACCGACACGAGCGCCACCGATGCCCTTGACCTCATGGTCCGCAAGGGTTTCCGTCACCTGCCTGTTATGGACGAGAACCAGGACATTTCGGGCATTCTCGATATTACAAAGTGTTTCTACGACGCcatggagaagctggagcgTGCCTACTCGTCCTCGCGACGCCTGtacgacgccctcgagggtGTGCAGTCCGAGCTCGGCACGAGTCAACCTCAGCAGATCATCCAGTACGTCGAGGCTCTGCGCTCCAAGATGTCCGGTCCCACTCTTGAGTctgtcctcgacggccggcccccgacgacggtgagCGTCCGGACCTCGGTCAAGGAGGCTGCGCAGATGATGAAGGAGAACCGTACGACCGCCGTCCTCGTGCAGGACCAGGGTGCTATCACTGGCATCTTTACCAGCAAGGACGTTGTCCTCCGCGTCATTGCCCCCGGCTTGGACCCCGCGACCTGCAGCGTCGTTCGCGTCATGACCCCTCACCCCGACTTTGCTCCTATGGACATGAGCATCCAGGCTGCTTTGCGCAAGATGCACG ACGGCCACTACCTCAACCTCCCTGTCATgaacgatggcggcgagatCGTTGGCATGGTCGACGTCCTCAAGCTCACCTACGCTACCCTCGAGCAAATCAACACCATGTCCACCTCGGACAGCGAAGGACCCGCATGGAACAAATTCTGGCTTtcgctcgacgacggcactGAATCCTTGATGTCCGGCGAGGGCAGCCATACCCACCACACAAACCTCGGCTCCCGCATCATGTCCCCCGACATTTCTCGTGAGCGTATCGGTGACAGCGTCGCCCCTGGCGACTCAGCGTCCCACGTCGGTAtcgagtcgccgccgcgttCCGCAGTCACCGGCAACAGCCCGGCCCAACAATCTCCCGCCGAGCTGCCCTTCCCCTTTAAGTTCAAGGCCCCGTCCGGACGTGTGCACCGTCTGCAAGTCATCGCCTCCCAGGGCATTGCAGCCATGGTCACTAACGTGCTGGCCAAGCTGGGAAGTGAGGTGGATGCTATTGGTGGTGCCCCCACCGTTGAGGAAGGCAAGATTTCGGGTGGTTTCGCGCTCAGCTacctcgatgacgagggcgactCGGTCTCGATCACAACGGACAACGATCTCCTCGAGTCTATTCTGCTTGCCCGTCAAGGTCGCAGGGAAAAGGTCGACCTCTTCGTTCACGACCCCGAGAAGCCTCCTGTTTCTGCTGCGCCTCCCACCATTGAGACAATTGCCCTTCCCACTCCTCCCATTTCCGCCACCCCAGACCTGCGCCGGAGGCGAGcgtacgacgacgaggatgatgaggcggaggatgaagacgacgatgtgTCCCACGTGCGTCGGTCGCGCCGCGCGAAGCACACGCCCGAGCCGGAACAGGTTATCGCCGGCGTCCCCaacgagctgctgctgcccggCGCCATCGTGACGTTGGCGGTTGTCATTGTTGGTGTCTTCACCATCTCGCGCTTGACCAGCAGGTAA
- a CDS encoding Putative small ribosomal subunit protein uS2: protein MLTVLSRAGRRALVAPVARSCHRAITTSSLVGLTPEQLDSLNEEAALSQISEDPRQAHLRQLQDGKAIRKAYDGFRRVQKATAHLGSVVERAYVPSSLIENPPAAKDITLELLMASQTHMGHHTSLWNPANARYIYGVRQGIHIISLETTAAHLRRAARVVEEVAYRGGLILFVGTRKGQMEIVTKAASLAGGCHLFTKWTPGNITNRDVINRGKEVKVVDHKDVKLGGFERLERTGRPLVPDLVVCLNPRENYTMLYECGLANVPTIGIIDSDANPDWVTYTIPANDDSYRSVAVVAGVLGRAGEQGQKRRLRDAESGTVAWQTPAETARYMRAELTRYMREADQWVKDHGGEAGQRGGEHQLLEVLQVKRAKAIDGE, encoded by the exons ATGTTGACTGTTCTCTCCCGTGCAGGCCGCAGAGCCCTCGTGGCGCCAGTCGCCCGATCATGCCACCgcgccatcaccacctcctccctcgtcggcctgaCCCCCGAACAACTTGACAGCCTCAACGAGGAGGCGGCACTTAGCCAAATCTCAGAAGACCCGCGGCAGGCACATCTCCGCCAGCTGCAGGATGGCAAGGCTATCCGCAAGGCGTACGACGGGTTCCGCCGCGTGCAGAAGGCGACGGCACAcctcggctccgtcgtcgagcgcgCTTACGTGCCGTCGTCCCTCATCGAAAATCCGCCCGCGGCCAAGGACATCACGCTCGAGCTGCTGATGGCGTCGCAGACGCACATGGGTCATCACACGTCGTTGTGGAACCCGGCGAACGCGCGGTACATATACGGTGTCAGGCAGGGCATCCACATCATCTCCCTTGAGACGACGGCCGCGCACCTGCGTCGCGCCGCAagggtcgtcgaggaggtggcgTACCGTGGCGGCCTGATTCTGTTCGTTGGCACGAGGAAGGGCCAGATGGAGATTGTCACCAAGGCGGCCAGTCTCGCGGGCGGATGCCACCTCTTCACCAAGTGGACCCCGGGCAACATCACGAACCGCGATGTGATCAACCGCggcaaggaggtcaaggTTGTCGACCACAAGGACGTGAAGCTGGGCGGGTTCGAGAGACTGGAGAGGACTGGCCGGCCGCTGGTGCCGGATCTGGTGGTGTGCCTGAACCCGCGTGAGAACTACACCATGCTGTACGAGTGCGGCCTGGCGAACGTGCCGACGATCGGCATCATTGACTCGGACGCAAACCCGGACTGGGTCACTTACACGATTCcggccaacgacgacag CTACCGAtccgttgccgtcgtcgctggcGTGCTCGGACGTGCGGGCGAGCAGGGCCAGAAGCGGCGCCTCAGGGACGCGGAGAGCGGCACGGTCGCGTGGCAGACTcccgccgagacggcgcGGTACATGCGGGCCGAGCTGACCCGATACATGCGGGAGGCCGATCAGTGGGTGAAGGATCACGGgggcgaggcaggccagcGCGGAGGCGAACATCAGCTACTGGAGGTGTTGCAGGTAAAGCGGGCTAAGGCTATCGACGGCGAGTAG